In Ostrinia nubilalis chromosome 12, ilOstNubi1.1, whole genome shotgun sequence, one DNA window encodes the following:
- the LOC135077001 gene encoding leucine-rich melanocyte differentiation-associated protein-like isoform X1 produces the protein MAESSSPNFSNFPSTSSGTVHADEGVISVDVSKEDLVDSIGEMCDSSIPPDLIMSTEGAMDQDDPTRLTLAYENLYELPRTIVERFADHIRYLDISHNKITNLDALVHFKHLTSLIADSNPITENCFLPPLPKLELLWLNHCKIASLYPWVGKLKESCPNLQYLCLMGNPAAPSYLNGGTFYEYLQYRLFVISQFPTLNHLDDRKVTEDQQIEAQRLYKRPFLERLVKPGSGGLNKLVNSTVSWGNVQGKLASILGKDRQNRNLLI, from the exons ATGGCTGAATCTTCATCTCCTAACTTTAgcaa TTTTCCCAGCACGTCGTCGGGCACAGTTCACGCTGATGAGGGAGTGATTTCTGTAGACGTTTCCAAAGAAGATCTAGTAGATTCCATCGGAGAGATGTGCGACTCTTCGATACCTCCTGATTTGATCAT GTCTACAGAAGGTGCCATGGACCAAGACGATCCAACAAGACTTACTTTAGCCTATGAAAACTTGTACGAACTGCCTAGAACTATTGTGGAACGATTTGCCGACCATATCAGATATTTGGACATCAGCCACAATAAGATTAC gAACTTGGATGCGCTGGTGCACTTCAAACATCTGACGTCATTAATTGCCGACAGTAACCCCATCACAGAAAACTGCTTCCTGCCTCCACTGCCCAAATTAGAGCTGTTGTG GCTAAACCACTGCAAAATTGCATCCCTCTACCCGTGGGTGGGTAAGCTAAAGGAATCATGCCCCAATCTCCAATATCTGTGTCTGATGGGCAACCCTGCTGCACCCAGCTACCTCAATGGCGGAACATTCTATGAATATCTACAATACAG ACTTTTCGTCATCTCCCAATTTCCAACTCTCAACCACTTGGACGATCGTAAAGTAACTGAGGACCAACAAATCGAAGCTCAACGTTTATACAAGAGGCCATTTCTGGAGAGACTGGTCAAGCCAGGGTCCGGAGGCTTGAACAAGCTGGTCAACTCCACAGTGTCCTGGGGCAATGTGCAAGGTAAACTCGCTTCTATTTTGGGTAAGGATCGGCAAAATAGAAACTTGCTGATATAG
- the LOC135077001 gene encoding leucine-rich melanocyte differentiation-associated protein-like isoform X2, with protein sequence MCDSSIPPDLIMSTEGAMDQDDPTRLTLAYENLYELPRTIVERFADHIRYLDISHNKITNLDALVHFKHLTSLIADSNPITENCFLPPLPKLELLWLNHCKIASLYPWVGKLKESCPNLQYLCLMGNPAAPSYLNGGTFYEYLQYRLFVISQFPTLNHLDDRKVTEDQQIEAQRLYKRPFLERLVKPGSGGLNKLVNSTVSWGNVQGKLASILGKDRQNRNLLI encoded by the exons ATGTGCGACTCTTCGATACCTCCTGATTTGATCAT GTCTACAGAAGGTGCCATGGACCAAGACGATCCAACAAGACTTACTTTAGCCTATGAAAACTTGTACGAACTGCCTAGAACTATTGTGGAACGATTTGCCGACCATATCAGATATTTGGACATCAGCCACAATAAGATTAC gAACTTGGATGCGCTGGTGCACTTCAAACATCTGACGTCATTAATTGCCGACAGTAACCCCATCACAGAAAACTGCTTCCTGCCTCCACTGCCCAAATTAGAGCTGTTGTG GCTAAACCACTGCAAAATTGCATCCCTCTACCCGTGGGTGGGTAAGCTAAAGGAATCATGCCCCAATCTCCAATATCTGTGTCTGATGGGCAACCCTGCTGCACCCAGCTACCTCAATGGCGGAACATTCTATGAATATCTACAATACAG ACTTTTCGTCATCTCCCAATTTCCAACTCTCAACCACTTGGACGATCGTAAAGTAACTGAGGACCAACAAATCGAAGCTCAACGTTTATACAAGAGGCCATTTCTGGAGAGACTGGTCAAGCCAGGGTCCGGAGGCTTGAACAAGCTGGTCAACTCCACAGTGTCCTGGGGCAATGTGCAAGGTAAACTCGCTTCTATTTTGGGTAAGGATCGGCAAAATAGAAACTTGCTGATATAG